A window of Nicotiana sylvestris chromosome 8, ASM39365v2, whole genome shotgun sequence genomic DNA:
attgattattatgctttaaggaacattcaagattaagggcaatatattttttaaatttttatcatctagctagtgatcttagtttttaccgctaaatagaaaatcaaaaatactTTCATATGCTTCAAATTgctcaaatctattttgaagttaAAAAATAACCATGTCTACTATGTATAAAAGTAATCGATGGTTAACGTAGGAGAgatctctattttttttttcggggaatttttaaaatttccactGCTTAGCTTTTAGTTCGCTCCATCAAATGAAATGTGAATAACCCGTCCTCTAAAGGACTCTTCAAAAGATTATGAGATTTCATTATCAACATTctcatcaaattgttacttccaGTATCACACATTTCTTATGAAATTTAggttcgatattcatttcaagtgcatcctgagccgagggtccgttggaaacagtctctctatcctcacaaggtaagAGTAaagtctgtgtacacactaccctccccggGCCCCACAGTgtggataatactgggtatgttattgttgtaTTCATTTCAAGAGTAAATTTCCTTGGCAAAAATCTTAGCAtttgcaaatccttcttctctgTATTTGTTAAAGGTGTTAAACGGGCTGGGTTGGACCGGTTCCGGACTGGCCCAGGCCGGTAGAACCCGGAACCAGCCCGGACCGGTAATAGGGGGCTGGGCTGGGTAGGGGGTTTGGGGAGGTTGGCTCGGTTTAGTTGGCCCAAATGGGTAACCGGAACTGGTTGAACCCGGTAGAGTGAATAGTACCTCTTACCTGGTTAACCGGCCTGGATCGGCCCGGTTCAaatggctatatatatatatatatatatttaaaattttcGAACTGGTGGGCCCCACagaccgttggcaacggtcagaCCATGTTTTGGTCCGTTGGCCAACAGaaatattgcacaaatagccttttttttaaaatttttaaccctttttcaatttacaaaattaaccttctctaaaactataaatatacctccctcttcttcatttattcactcaactctcatttctcaatctcaatttctctcattctctcattctccaattttcaagatttcaagtctcaatctcaaattctcaattctcaATTCTCAAATCTCAATTCAATTTAAATCATGCCTCGTACTTCTAGAGTGTGCTCATATGTTTGGCAACACTTTGAAGTggtagaagaaaaagaagaaggtcagaaagtaaagtgcaagaactgtggtcaagtcttaaattttcgttcagaGTCTGGCACAGgcagtttaaggaggcatataaagtattgtcttgagcgtcctccggaaattcgtatttaagattttaagacaatttgtgttattttaaaattattagacgtatttatgcttaatgttttagtttgttagattaatttgaagtattgttaatttattatgcatgaaaatttagttttactattttttgttaatttactttttaaatgcaaactttaattttgaattttgaaataaatgtagcacttgcaatttatattaatacttttgtattaatataacttgtaatctttaaattaatacaaagtattaatataacttacaatagttattcaaaatacaaaaaaaattaaaaaatacactaaacccggcccggtcccctcaacccgtaacccttacggttcaatttttacccggatgaacccgaacccgttaaacccgtTAAGAACCAATCCGTAACCGTTCCGGCCCGTAACCCGTACGGGTCCAAAAAGTAGCGGCCCGGCCCGACCCACTCGTTTAACACCTTTAatatttgttaaaaaaaagaAATCGAACTTTTTCACTTCATAAAACTTTTTTTAAAACTTATACATAACCTATTAGGTGTAATAAAAAATGGGTCCCCCACAAACGTGGGGCCTAAAGCAATTGttttacttgctttatggaagggCCGCCCTGTTAGTACGAAATAATTATACATACCTAGTTATTTGTATAAATTATGCCTTTTGTTACTTTTCATATTATATCACATTCCATTAAGTTGGAGTAAAGCATGATGAAATGGTCGTTTGGAGTCAATACAGATGTCTTCTTCTACAGAAAATAATGTATCAAGTCTAAGTACTTAACCCCATCTTCCACTTGCTTCGAATTCCTCCTCCTTAGTGGAATAAATCATgtagaaaaaaaataatacataaataaattaaaaaattaaaatacccTCGATGGCTGCTTTCAATAGTTCAAAACTTCAACTATATATAGCCTTTTCATTTCAACACTTCACATCCCACTTCTTACTTAGAAGTAGGTTTGAACTTTAACATTAGATATGAGTTTAATAACACTCAAAAACCACTGCATTATTCTACTAGTGACACTGATTTTTCCTGCAATTTGCTATTGTGAAGAAGCCAATTCCCTCTACACTAGAGCAACCTATTATGGCAGCCCCGATTGCTATGGAACCCCTAGTatgtattttatttcttttttaacaTTCTCTTCTTATCATCTGCACTAGCATTTTTGGCAAACGTGGTGACGTAGCCACATATAGTGAAGTGTATTAAGTTGAACATCCTTCATAGGAAGTTATATTGAATATATAGAAAATTATACTATGTATGTAGGTTAAGTTGTCTCTGTGTGACCTATATGTCATGAGTTCGAGCAGTGGAAACAACCACTAATGCTTACGCTAGGGTAGACTGTTTACATCACACCTCTTGGGGTTGCTGCCCTTTCTCCGACCCTGCGTGAATGCGAGATGCTTTGTGCATCGAGCTGCCATTTTTATGTagatcaaaaataaaaatgtataGATATATATTAAACCTTAAATATTCTTTGCAAAATCCTTGGCTTCACCAGCAAACACGTGTTTTAGATTGAATTTGCGCAGGTTAAGAATGGGTTGAAGTTGAACAAAAAAGTTACTAACATATTCATATATTTATAAAGCTAAAATATAGGTTACGTGATAAATAATTAGTCCGGGGTATACATGAAATAAAAGGATGGGGAGTTAAATACCTTTGTACTATAAGTGTAAAATTATGTTGCTAATAGTTAGAAGACTCGTATCGTATGTTCCATAACTCGTATTGTATGCCTATAAAGCGATATTTTTCTTATATTATGGTATAATTAAGGTAATTAAAAGTGTGGTTGTTACAACATAAAACAGGCGGAGCATGTGGATTTGGTGAATATGGGAGGAAAATTTATGATGGGAAAGTGAGTGGAGTCTCTAGACTCTACAAAAATGGAACTGGTTGTGGTGCTTGCTACCaggtatttttttatatattcttTTGTGCCGCTTGTTTCTTCTTTCATATTCGTAAATACTTTTACTTATCCACTATTAAAAGTATATTTTTATGTTTACTTGTCCACAAATTAAAAGAAAGACTATCTTTTTCTCCTGTATTATCCTAATCATTAACTATTTattcaataaattattttttaaaacctTTTGAAATGTTATCATTATTACGGGTAAAATTATAAAATACatagtttatttatttttttttaaaaaaggaatgCAACGTAAAAAATGGACAATTAAAAATAAACGGAGAGAATAGTAATAAGCAACTTAAGTATTTTATAGTAACTATAATAATAAGCCTTTCAATTTTGAACTTTTAGATAGCAATGAAAGCGACACCCACTTAACCATTACAAAGGGTGGAAAAGGGTTTTGGtgaaattttttatttaaaacttggaatcaaaatattagttcatgcATTCTCATTTTTGATTTCCGGTAAAGTTATGACCATATTTAgataagaaaatcacaaaaaagaaTGAAAATTAATTTCATCTTTCCCTCacaaaatttctattttttcgAGATTGGAGTTGTAGTCTGGTGATCAAAATACCACCATTTCGCACGTCTTTCTAATTCCACCAGAGACCATAAAAAGATTAAAAAACGAcccaaaaagaaacaaaattttcatttcctATATTATTTTGGCACTTTATTAGTTTCCTATATATGTTGATATTCTTCATATAATTTAATTTTGTTTCTGTAAATTACAAACTATAGGTTAGGTGCAAGATAGCAGGTCATTGCACAGACGAGGGTACAAAAATAGTAGTGACAGATTATGGGGAAGGAGACCATACAGATTTTATACTAAGTGTACGTGCCTATTCAGAAATGGCTAGTCAAGGAATGGCTAATCATTTATTGGCCTATGGAGTTGTTGACGTTGAATATCGCAGGATTCCTTGCCGTTATTATGGTTACAATTTAATGATTAAAGTTCATGAAAACAGTAGGTTTTCTAACTATTTGGCCATTGTCCCAATCTATCAAAGTGGTGCATTTGACGTTGAAGCTGTCGAAGTTTGGCAGGTAAGTCCTACATCCTACCTACCTACCTGCATACATATATATGTCCGGTTGTTTCTAAACCAAATTAGTGATAGTATTAATCTGAGGCGAATACAAAATTTTAAGTTTATGGGTTTTTACAGAAATCTCAAGTTAATATACAATGATAATTGGATTAACGTACTGGTCTTCAAGCTAAATATTCTTATATATTTGATGAAATTTTCAATACAAATACAAGATCTACACAAAAATTACTGAATTCACGGAACTTGAAACTAATGCACTAGATCCGTCCTGATATTAATAATAGTTAATGATAGACTATGGTGTGTTCCCTCATAATTTATTGAACTTTATCCACTGTAATAGTAAAGtcgcattttttttttttggttaagttAAAGTAACAAATTGTGCATGAATTACTCTAAAAGTTCAAATGACCGTAAGGTTAAGATTCCAGCGCAAAGTTATGGCATGTTACTTGCCGCATCAGCACTTTATCAGTAATTGGAAGAAATTTTTTTTATAGTATAGAAGTCTTGTGTGTCCGCGACCGGATGCAGCTTTACTTTATTGGGTTCATTTAACTcagtatttatttatatataaaaataaatactaATAGATATGAActaataactttaaaaatatagcgGATTTATCGTTAGCAATCTTAACCCATAAATTTTGTGCAGGCTGATTGCAAGGAATGGAGGGGGATGAGAAAGGCATATGGAGCAGTATGGGACATGCCAAATCCACCAAAAGGATCACTCACATTCAGGGTTCAAGTCAGCGTCTCTGGTGAGGTCAAGTGGGTGCAGCTCGCCGATGTTCTTCCTGATGAATGGAAGGCTGGCATTGCTTATGACACCAACCTTCTGCTCGACTAAATTCCCCATAGAGAACTACTTAGGCACTAGGCTTGGCTTGCTTTCTTCTTGTTTTCAGTTTCTGTTCTTCAATGTCATGTGATTGCATTCTCGTTGAGTGTTTTACCTAAAGATATATTCATCGAATAAGACGATAGAAGATTAAGAAAATTATGATGGTGTATGGTCTGCATATATAGGCGATAAATTGTGGTGATATAAATAAATAGTGAGATTTTTAGTaatcttttttcttatttataaTACATATCTAAACTTTTAGATTGTACAATGAGAATCATTTCAAGAGTTATTCCTATTAAAAGTATAGTCATCAAAGAAAAATAATTGTAGAAACATGATGCTTTTTGGAGGGATATTTGATTTAGTCTTGACTAGAGGCGGAGACAGAATTTCCTATTAAGGGggttaaaaaagaagaagttaaaagaagattgtagctagtgggaattgaaccaATGACTTTATAAAGACTTTGAACCCCCTTGTCCGCTAAGCTTTGCATTTGGGTTGTGTTAAAAGAATTtaaaacataatatatagagTTATTCCTATTAAAAGTGTATATTCATCAAAGAAAAAATTGTATAAATATGACACTTTTTAGGGTGGTCTTTAACTTTTGACCTCcgttttccccatgaaaattttAAAGTCAAAAGTTAGAAGTGTTGCCCATTGAAGGGCAACCCTTGTTAAATTAATAATTCTATCCATTAGACAAGCGACACAAAAATTCAAGACCATCCCAGGCTTTTTGTGTACTTCAACCTTCATCAAAGTCTCACACGGAATTAATGAAGTGACCGGAAAATGGGTGGCCCTATGGGCTACTACTACCTATTAAGTCTCTATTCTCTATTCCATATAAAATTCTTAATCACCATTCGGGGAGAAATTAAAACACAAGGGGACACTAAATATGCCTACAAAATGAGATTTGAACTTCTAACTTCACTTATAAAAATGTACCCAATAATTATTACACTATAAGACCCTTTGAGCTTGGGTGTAAACAtatatatttatgtaatttttaagaAATACAATATTATTATATGTAGTATAGAGAGAGGAGTGTGAGTTCACATGTCCCATACTCCACGATATGATATAGTTTGGAAGGTCATGCTCTATAAGAAGATTTTCTTTAACTATCCCGTATCCAAAACCCAATAATCTCATTCATTCAGATTCGTGTCACGTAAGACCAATTAAAGAAGGAAGCGCTTCCACTAGGAGTTGTTGGAAAAATAACTGATAATATTGACCAATAACAAGGAGAAAATATAaataatcatatatatatatatatatatatatatatatatatatatacatacgcaTTACACTCAACTATAAGAACCATTTTCATTGCATATACTATTGCATCAAAAAGTGAATAACATTGTGAGATGAGAAGAAATTGAAGGGATTTAATTAGGGTTTCGAATGTATCTTCAAAGAGAAAAAGCTCTATTTTATTATCTGTCTCTTAGAGGGTAAAGaataatgacccgatcggtcttACAAACAACCACCATACTCTATTTATAATCTGGGCCTAAAACTGCCAACCCGGCAATACTGTGACCACTAAATGCAAACACTACAAAACAAcccaaataaataaattaaaaaaataactgcTACTGCTATATGTAACTATTTGTGCTTTGGCTTAGAAGTCAAGTACTACATTAGCTCAACACTctcccctcaagttggagggAGATACCACCTTCAACTTGCCCAAAAAATGATGATGGATAACACCAAGGAGAGGCTTAGTGAGAATATCATAGTTATTGAGAAGTAGGCACATGAGAAAGATGAATCAGACCATCATGAAACTTGGTCCGGATGAAATGACAATCCACTTCGATGTGCTTGGTTCGTTCATGAAAAACAAGGTTCCTAGCAATGTACGAAGCAACTTGATTATCACAAAAGATAAAAATGGGAAGAGAAACAGTAAGACCAAAATCAGACAGCAGCCTGGAAAACCAAGTAAGCTCAGCCACTACTTTGCTAAGGGCCCTATATTTAGCCTCAGCAAAAGATTAAGAAACAACTGGTTGCTTTTTGGATTTCTAGATAATGAGACAACCACCTAAAATAACACAAAACCTCGTGACAGATCTGCGAGTGTCAAGGTAAGCATCACAGTCACTATATGAATATGCATAGATAAAAAAGTCAAGAGAAGCTGAGTAAGACAGTCCTAAATCCATAgtccctttgagatatctcaaaacATGGAGTTCGGCAGTCATGTGTGGAAACTTGGGACTCTTCAAGAATTGACTCAAATATTGTACAACAAAGCATATATCAGGTCGTGATGTGTACGGAAAAGAAGCTTGCCCACCAAACTTCTATACTGATCAGGGAAAAGTAACAAATCACCAGCATCTGCATGTAACTTACAGTTGAGCTCTAAGGGGCATACAACAGGGGACACAAAAGTATAGTCAAATTGCTGAAATAGATCAGAAACAAACTTTTTCTAATTTAGAATAACCCTACCAGGGAAAGTAGAAACCTCAATACCCAAGAAGTAGTGTAAGAAGCCCAAGTCCTTTATTTTAAATTGAGCATCCAAAAACTGCTTTAAAGTAGAATATTCAGCAGTGTCATCCCAGTAATGATGATGCCATCCACATAAACTGCTAATAGGACCAGGTTGCCAGGAGCATCTTTATGAACAAGTAATAGTCATTgaggaaattttttattttgtgtctcatacatataaaactagttgtatgagacaatttttttgtctcacagttttgtggacccagatttctgtggacccagaagtgtaagaatggggtccacaaatttgtgagacaaaaaggagcctcatacaactagtatgagacacaaaataaaatttctcgTCATTGAGTGAGTGAGTATATCCCTTGGATTAGAGTGCTTGAGAAATCTTGGCATACCACTGCCTTGATTCGTGTCTTTACCCGTAGAGAGACTTCCTCAATTAGCACACAAGAGGGGCAAAACCAGAGGGAACAAAAATATTTGAACCCTGGGTAACTTTATATAGGCCTTCTCATCTAGATCTCCATGAAGGAAAGCATTGTTGATATATAATTGGGAAAGAGACCAATTGTGCTTGATAGCCGCATCTACTAAGCATTTAGCACTAGACATTTTGATAACAGGAGAAAAGGTTTCTGTGAAGTCAACTCCCTCAACCTGAGTATCCCCCCAATAACAAGTATAGCCTTGTACCTCTCCACACTCCCATCAGCTTTGTACTTAATTTTGTAGACCCATTTGCAACCTATAGGTTTCTTACTAGAAGGTAGAGTCACAATGTCCCAAATATGATTAGCATCCAAGGCATCAAATTCCTTTCTCATGGCATCTTGCCAGGCTAGAACTAAGGCAGTCTGAGAGTAACTGAAAGGTTTAATTTCCACAGGTGGTAAAGAGGAAGAACCAGAAAATAAAGGAAGCTGACAAACATAATCCTTCAAGTAAAAATGAGCAGTGCTCTGCCTATAAGATTTTCTAAGTGTTGGGGAATGAGGAGGGATAGATGAAGGAGAGGACATATCAGGATGAAAAGGTTGTAAGGGAGAATGCAGAGGAGAAACAGAAGGTGAACATACATCAGAGGTAGGAGAGGCAtgaggaaaaggagaagaagaaggaacaTGAGGAGGAAAAAGCATAGGGTCCTGATAAAGAACATAAAAAGGTAGATGAGATGGGAAAGAGGAAGGAACAGAAGAAGTAGGAGTAGCAAAAGGGAAACATGTTTCATGAAAAATGACATCCCTATAGATATCATTTCTTAGTATCTAAGTTGTATAGCTTGTATCCCTTTTTAGCAAAAGGATAATCTATAAAGACACATGGAATGGCTCTAGGCTGCAACTTATGTCTTTGAGGAGTAGGAACAATGGCATAAGACAGGAAACCAAAAGTCTTCAAAGTGAGAATAACTGGGAGGTTTCCCATATAGAATCTCATAAGGTTACTTATTTCTAAGGATTCTGGATGGAATTCTGCTTAACAAATATGTAGCAGTGAGAAGACAATCTCCCCAAAAGGTAACGGGTAATTTGGATTGAAACAATAAGGCTCTACAGGCTTCAAGAAGTGTTCTGTGTTTCCTTTCAACAACCACATTTTTCTGTGGGGGTGAGGACAATTAATTTGGTGAATGATACCAAGTTGACTGAAGAAAGAAGACCATCATTGCTGGAGCCTATTCCAAAACATTGTCACTTCTAATAGTTTGTACTTTTGCATTGTATTGGATTTGGACCATGGCTAAGAAAGCCTTGATCATATAGAAAACATTGCTTTTTGAACCCAGTAAATGAGTCCAAGTGGCCCTGAAAAAGTCATCAATAATGGTGAGAAAGTACCTTCAACCGAAGGAAATAGTTGCATGATAGGGTCCCTATTTATTAATATGAATTAATTGAAAAGGCCTGATTGTACTAATTAAGCTATCAGGAAAAGAAAGTCTAGTTTGTCTAGCCATAGTACAAACATAACAAGAAAAAGATTTCCTAGAAGAAAACGAAGAAGACAAAACAGAAATATATCTCATATTTGCAAAAGGAATGTGTGCCAATCTTTGATGCCAAATAAAGTTTGATAGattttaaatactcttgccttatgttttgatgatctaacaaacttgctgttaagaaccagatagggaacctgacctattTGGACTACTACAAGTtttaacggattccagctaaaggtgaactgctacagcttcaggaTCTAGGAACCCACACAAGGAACTcttgtggtttcctcatagcagtacaaagtcaattggacaaaGCTGGAAATAAAGTGACTCACGACACTatttctgccgcactgcactgtCTCCAgtgcccactcattctctaaccaaacaaagtactcacatcatGTCAAatgatgtgatcaagatgtacctaCAATGAGTTTTATACAAAAAATCACTTGAAggtttctgtttctcattcaagcttcttgcaaaaacagagaaatcaatcctcacaagcttgaagaacaaggttgaatgcaactacggaccagttcctaaaagatagcttgttgttgtcctagttgagttgtaaccttgtttttgtacttattgtatctcctaaacttcTTACCTAGAAGtgtttgattaggaatcctcttgtaaattcGTAAACTCCttaagtttatgttgtgactagatttagtcataagcaaaagtctttgtaattgtagaattacaaagtggctcttggtgagagcatcacaagttagaaaaagtctttgtaactaggaagtcacaaaatggcttgtggtaagagtaccacaagttagtcgAGTAAATATTTTGCAATAGGagtcattgcaaagtggcttgtaattgattctttacaagttagtgaagttaaaagcctacaaatGTAGGTCGTAatttttttgatccccttgtgtggtatttttccacgtaaaaattctctgccttatttacatactgttttattagcattctcagcagaatcttgtagaggaccaggtactctacagtttggtggacttatacaaactaacaattggtatcagacctcctatcaggctaacacctaggaaagaTCCTCATGGCGGCttcaccaaattttgaagaatgtCAATCCATATACCGACCCCCCAAGTTTAATGGACAATGCTATTGGTGCTGGAAAActagaatgcatgattttatcatggctgaggattATGAGCTATGAAATATCATTTGCGATGGACCTTATGTTCCAACCAAGGTACTAGAGGATTTTCTATTTTCAATGGCAAAAACCAGCAAAGAGTACACTGAAGCAAACAAGAAAGCTGTTGAaaagaattttcgtgccaagaaaattctaGTATGTGGAATGAGACCTAAAGAGTACAATAGAATCTCCACCTGC
This region includes:
- the LOC104247530 gene encoding expansin-like B1; translation: MSLITLKNHCIILLVTLIFPAICYCEEANSLYTRATYYGSPDCYGTPSGACGFGEYGRKIYDGKVSGVSRLYKNGTGCGACYQVRCKIAGHCTDEGTKIVVTDYGEGDHTDFILSVRAYSEMASQGMANHLLAYGVVDVEYRRIPCRYYGYNLMIKVHENSRFSNYLAIVPIYQSGAFDVEAVEVWQADCKEWRGMRKAYGAVWDMPNPPKGSLTFRVQVSVSGEVKWVQLADVLPDEWKAGIAYDTNLLLD